From a single Streptomyces sp. 1331.2 genomic region:
- the trxA gene encoding thioredoxin has protein sequence MVEIAGVPAVTDETFAAEVLAADGPVLVDFTADWCPPCRMMAPVLADIAREEAHRLRVVSLDVDRNPRTQAAYGVLSMPTLVVFRDGEPVRSVVGARAKARLLRELDDVL, from the coding sequence ATGGTGGAGATCGCGGGTGTGCCGGCGGTGACGGACGAGACGTTCGCCGCGGAGGTGCTGGCGGCGGACGGGCCGGTGCTGGTGGACTTCACGGCGGACTGGTGCCCGCCGTGCCGGATGATGGCGCCGGTGCTGGCGGACATCGCGCGGGAGGAGGCGCACCGGCTGCGGGTGGTGAGCCTGGACGTGGACCGCAACCCGCGGACGCAGGCGGCGTACGGGGTGCTGTCGATGCCGACGCTGGTGGTGTTCCGGGACGGCGAGCCGGTGCGGTCCGTGGTGGGGGCGCGGGCGAAGGCGCGGCTGCTGCGGGAGCTGGACGACGTGCTCTAG
- a CDS encoding enoyl-CoA hydratase/isomerase family protein: MTAPATEPQAPSWERDGVRLEIEGELAVVTLCQPKRRNAQSPALWRALTAAGRELPGSVRVVLLRAEGVSFSAGLDRAMFTAEGIPGEPTFLQLAAEGDKELDDTIASYQEAFTWWRRPDLISIAVVQGHAVGAGFQLALGCDLRVVAEDVQFAMKETSLGLVPDLAGTKPLTELVGYARALEICATGRWVGAEEAAAIGLANLAVPGAELDAAARDLAGALLAAPRGAVIETKALLQGAAGRSFEEQRSAERAAQARRLRELAGIGD, from the coding sequence ATGACCGCCCCCGCCACCGAACCGCAGGCCCCGAGCTGGGAGCGGGACGGCGTCCGCCTGGAGATCGAAGGCGAACTCGCCGTCGTCACCCTCTGTCAGCCCAAGCGGCGCAACGCCCAGTCGCCCGCGCTCTGGCGTGCCCTCACCGCCGCCGGCCGCGAGCTGCCCGGCAGCGTCCGGGTGGTCCTGCTCCGCGCGGAGGGCGTCTCCTTCTCGGCCGGGCTCGACCGGGCCATGTTCACCGCCGAAGGCATCCCGGGCGAGCCCACCTTCCTCCAGCTCGCGGCCGAGGGCGACAAGGAGCTGGACGACACCATCGCCTCCTACCAGGAGGCCTTCACCTGGTGGCGCCGCCCGGACCTGATCTCCATCGCCGTCGTCCAGGGCCACGCCGTCGGTGCGGGCTTCCAGCTGGCGCTCGGCTGCGACCTGCGGGTCGTCGCCGAGGACGTGCAGTTCGCGATGAAGGAGACCTCGCTCGGTCTCGTCCCTGACCTGGCCGGCACCAAGCCGCTCACCGAACTCGTCGGCTACGCCCGGGCGCTGGAGATCTGCGCCACCGGTCGCTGGGTCGGCGCCGAGGAGGCCGCGGCGATCGGGCTGGCCAACCTGGCCGTGCCGGGCGCGGAGCTGGACGCCGCCGCCCGTGACCTCGCGGGGGCCCTGCTGGCCGCTCCGCGCGGAGCGGTGATCGAGACCAAGGCCCTGCTGCAGGGGGCCGCCGGGCGCTCCTTCGAAGAGCAGCGTTCAGCCGAACGGGCGGCCCAGGCCCGTCGGCTGCGGGAGCTGGCCGGGATCGGCGACTGA
- a CDS encoding alkaline shock response membrane anchor protein AmaP has protein sequence MRRAVVNRVLLGVVGAVLLGVGALVLLGGLDLYRRVGLHPPARWPLSSPEQPVVSARSRGRWVSSGWWWPTVIGGLAVLVAGMAWWLVAQLRRTGLSSVAVPTPGVSGLRLRVGARALEEALETGTAVLPEVERAGVRLVRAPGHPRLRGAVRLTPGGDPAALVEHFEDGPRADALGSLRLPELPADLRIRVLQAAPAEPRHRWPRRRRPSRVM, from the coding sequence GTGAGGCGGGCAGTCGTCAACCGGGTGCTGCTGGGGGTGGTGGGGGCGGTGCTGCTGGGAGTCGGGGCGCTGGTCCTGCTGGGCGGGCTGGACCTTTACCGGCGGGTGGGCCTGCACCCGCCCGCGCGGTGGCCGCTGTCCTCGCCGGAACAGCCGGTGGTGAGTGCGCGGTCGCGGGGGCGGTGGGTGTCCTCCGGGTGGTGGTGGCCGACGGTGATCGGCGGGCTGGCCGTCCTGGTGGCCGGCATGGCCTGGTGGCTGGTGGCGCAGCTGCGGCGGACCGGGCTGTCGAGCGTCGCGGTGCCGACGCCGGGGGTGAGCGGGTTGCGACTGCGGGTCGGTGCGCGGGCGTTGGAGGAGGCGCTGGAGACCGGGACGGCGGTGCTGCCGGAGGTGGAGCGGGCGGGAGTGCGGCTGGTGCGGGCACCGGGGCACCCCCGCCTTCGCGGTGCGGTGCGGTTGACGCCGGGCGGGGATCCGGCGGCGCTGGTGGAGCACTTCGAGGACGGGCCCCGGGCCGATGCGCTCGGCAGTCTGCGGCTCCCGGAGCTGCCCGCCGACCTGCGGATCCGGGTGTTGCAGGCGGCCCCCGCCGAGCCGCGGCACCGGTGGCCGCGGCGGCGGAGGCCGTCGAGGGTGATGTGA
- a CDS encoding Asp23/Gls24 family envelope stress response protein, which yields MPDTPTPATLHKNAGGTPNPGPPPGSGGAKPVADRGRTALAVGVVEKIAGMAAREVPGIHALGSGLARTFGAMRDRVPGGKPSVGRGIKADVGEKQTAIDIALVVEYGVVIPELARQVRENIINAVERMTGLEVVEVNIAVNDVHLPDEPEFEEEEESVSAPGQRPKLK from the coding sequence ATGCCTGACACTCCGACGCCCGCGACCCTGCACAAGAACGCCGGCGGCACCCCGAACCCCGGACCGCCGCCGGGTTCCGGCGGCGCGAAGCCGGTCGCGGATCGCGGTCGTACGGCGCTGGCCGTCGGCGTGGTGGAGAAGATCGCCGGGATGGCCGCCCGGGAGGTCCCCGGGATCCACGCGCTGGGCTCCGGGCTCGCCCGGACCTTCGGCGCGATGCGGGACCGGGTGCCCGGCGGAAAGCCCAGTGTCGGGCGGGGCATCAAGGCCGACGTCGGCGAGAAGCAGACCGCGATCGACATCGCCCTGGTCGTCGAGTACGGCGTGGTCATTCCCGAACTCGCCCGCCAGGTACGGGAGAACATCATCAACGCGGTCGAGCGGATGACCGGCCTGGAAGTCGTCGAGGTCAACATCGCGGTCAACGACGTCCACCTCCCGGACGAACCGGAGTTCGAGGAGGAAGAGGAGTCGGTGTCGGCACCGGGGCAGCGGCCCAAGCTCAAGTAG
- a CDS encoding glycoside hydrolase family 26 protein, with protein sequence MRIGRLTLAAAALLLMATASVPAGTPFSQTERHSLSSDAFEPRGAAPRPPVQRPRHEPPFGAFVGSWDNYIPQIGRYAQWLGNANLQVGHTYLAGNGWADVEGEPVVLGMWSQWRLADPSRLLVLGVPMLVPNEANVPDGEVAKLLAQGARGDFDGHFLKLARRLVALGGADTVLTLGWEMNGTTYTHRCKPDPSAWKSYWRRIVGVMRSVPGQRFRFDFAPNRGLDAIPWTKCYPGDDVVDIIGMDSYDQPAGGTFDDYVREPYGLQDQVEFAAKRGKQVSYPEWGLFRNGDNPEFVQRMVEWMRTHDTAYQTVTDYCPHGFFQCSRNPRSAARFKQLMSGSKGAPTAVPTAPPAPTAPAVPTAPASPSLPARPSPSPATPSPTASPVTTSTPTSTPARR encoded by the coding sequence ATGCGAATCGGCCGTCTGACGCTGGCCGCCGCCGCCCTGCTGCTGATGGCCACCGCCAGCGTCCCGGCCGGGACGCCGTTCAGCCAGACCGAACGGCACAGCCTCTCCTCGGACGCCTTCGAACCCCGAGGCGCCGCTCCCCGCCCACCGGTGCAGCGGCCCCGGCACGAGCCGCCCTTCGGCGCCTTCGTCGGCTCCTGGGACAACTACATCCCGCAGATCGGCCGGTACGCGCAGTGGCTGGGCAACGCGAACCTGCAGGTCGGCCACACCTACCTGGCGGGCAACGGCTGGGCCGACGTCGAGGGCGAGCCGGTGGTCCTCGGCATGTGGTCCCAGTGGCGGCTGGCGGACCCCTCCCGGCTGCTCGTGCTCGGCGTGCCGATGCTGGTGCCCAACGAGGCGAACGTGCCCGACGGCGAGGTGGCCAAGCTGCTCGCCCAGGGCGCGCGCGGCGACTTCGACGGGCACTTCCTCAAGCTCGCCCGGCGGCTGGTCGCGCTGGGCGGCGCGGACACCGTACTGACCCTCGGCTGGGAGATGAACGGCACTACCTACACCCACCGCTGCAAGCCCGACCCCTCCGCCTGGAAGTCGTACTGGCGGCGGATCGTCGGCGTGATGCGCTCGGTGCCCGGGCAGCGCTTCCGCTTCGACTTCGCCCCCAACCGAGGCCTGGACGCGATCCCCTGGACCAAGTGCTACCCCGGCGACGACGTGGTCGACATCATCGGCATGGACAGCTACGACCAGCCCGCCGGGGGCACCTTCGACGACTACGTCCGCGAGCCGTACGGCCTGCAGGACCAGGTGGAGTTCGCCGCCAAGCGCGGCAAGCAGGTCTCGTACCCGGAGTGGGGGCTGTTCCGCAACGGCGACAACCCCGAGTTCGTGCAGCGGATGGTCGAGTGGATGCGCACCCACGACACCGCCTACCAGACCGTGACCGACTACTGCCCGCACGGCTTCTTCCAGTGCTCCCGCAACCCGCGCTCGGCGGCGCGGTTCAAGCAGCTGATGTCCGGCTCGAAGGGGGCGCCGACGGCGGTGCCGACCGCGCCCCCGGCCCCCACCGCCCCGGCGGTGCCCACCGCGCCCGCCAGCCCGAGCCTCCCCGCCCGGCCGAGCCCGTCGCCGGCCACGCCGAGCCCGACCGCGAGCCCGGTGACGACCTCGACGCCGACCTCGACGCCGGCGCGGCGGTGA
- a CDS encoding MerR family transcriptional regulator produces MRIGELAERAGTTTRALRYYEQLGLLPARRAGNGYRAYDEADLRLLREIRMLQDVGFELEETRPFVECLRAGHPEGDSCQASLEVYERKLAELDDCIARLRDARARVAGQYERAVRARDELAASEQPPRCELTRE; encoded by the coding sequence ATGCGGATCGGGGAGTTGGCGGAGCGGGCGGGGACGACCACGCGGGCGTTGCGGTACTACGAGCAGCTGGGGCTGCTGCCGGCCCGGCGGGCGGGCAACGGGTACCGGGCGTACGACGAGGCGGACCTGCGGTTGCTGCGGGAGATCCGGATGCTCCAGGACGTCGGGTTCGAGCTGGAGGAGACCCGGCCGTTCGTGGAGTGCCTGCGGGCCGGGCACCCCGAGGGGGACTCGTGCCAGGCCTCGCTGGAGGTGTACGAGCGCAAGCTCGCGGAGCTGGACGACTGCATCGCGCGGCTCCGGGACGCCCGGGCGCGGGTGGCCGGGCAGTACGAGCGGGCGGTGCGGGCACGGGACGAACTCGCGGCCTCCGAGCAGCCGCCACGGTGTGAACTGACGAGGGAGTAG
- a CDS encoding DUF6286 domain-containing protein, protein MSTEVSEVSDAAEKAERAGRLRAPRTAAAALVATGVLVVAGALLYDVVAVRAGQPARRWRAQIADELATRHLDDLWVLVGAGVVTLLGGWLLWLAIAPGLRRWLVLRPYGGTTAAIERAGIGHLLVDRAAGLDGIEHLRIRVGRRRVRVSLVGPADPAPVERQLRDELERVGLARPLRLDVRTAGGRAAVGAQESTEVAE, encoded by the coding sequence GTGAGCACGGAGGTCTCCGAGGTCTCGGACGCCGCCGAGAAGGCGGAGCGGGCCGGGAGGTTGCGGGCGCCGCGGACGGCGGCCGCAGCGCTGGTGGCGACGGGGGTGCTGGTGGTCGCGGGGGCGCTGCTGTACGACGTGGTCGCGGTCCGGGCCGGGCAGCCGGCCCGCAGGTGGCGGGCGCAGATCGCGGACGAGCTGGCGACGCGGCACCTCGACGACCTGTGGGTGCTGGTGGGGGCCGGGGTGGTGACGCTGCTCGGTGGGTGGCTGCTGTGGCTGGCGATCGCGCCGGGGCTGCGGCGGTGGCTGGTGCTGCGGCCGTACGGCGGGACCACCGCGGCCATCGAGCGGGCCGGGATCGGGCACCTGCTGGTGGACCGGGCGGCGGGGCTGGACGGGATCGAACATCTGCGGATCCGGGTCGGGCGGCGGCGGGTCCGGGTGTCGCTGGTCGGGCCGGCGGATCCGGCGCCGGTGGAGCGGCAGCTGCGGGACGAGCTGGAGAGGGTGGGGCTGGCGCGGCCGCTGCGGCTGGATGTGCGGACGGCCGGTGGCCGGGCCGCCGTCGGTGCGCAGGAGAGCACGGAGGTGGCGGAGTGA
- a CDS encoding SURF1 family cytochrome oxidase biogenesis protein has protein sequence MYRFLLTRQWLITMLIALLLIPATIRLGFWQLHRHEARVARNELIGKALTDPPVPYDSLSPAPGFAVPKDLTWRAVTATGQYDPAHEFVVRKRTDSSGDTIGYFVVTPLKLSDGKGTVLVNRGWVASGATATEYPPVPAAPAGEVTLTGRLRAEETYGASGIKDRAGLPDRQFNLINTDQQAKETGATLLGGYLELAATTPAPADQPQLIPEPNHSDIGPHMAYAIQWWLFTAMIPVGVWILARREAKDRARQAGEPETVTEPVPA, from the coding sequence GTGTACCGATTTCTGCTGACCCGCCAGTGGCTGATCACCATGCTGATCGCGCTGCTGCTGATCCCCGCGACGATCAGGCTGGGCTTCTGGCAGCTGCACCGCCACGAGGCGCGGGTGGCCCGGAACGAGCTGATCGGCAAGGCCCTCACCGACCCGCCCGTCCCGTACGACAGCCTGTCGCCGGCCCCGGGCTTCGCGGTCCCCAAGGACCTCACCTGGCGCGCGGTGACGGCCACCGGGCAGTACGACCCGGCACACGAGTTCGTGGTCCGCAAGCGGACCGACTCCAGCGGGGACACGATCGGCTACTTCGTCGTGACCCCGCTGAAGCTCTCCGACGGCAAGGGCACCGTCCTGGTCAACCGCGGTTGGGTCGCCTCCGGCGCCACCGCCACCGAGTACCCGCCCGTCCCGGCCGCCCCCGCCGGCGAGGTCACCCTCACCGGCCGCCTGCGCGCCGAGGAGACGTACGGCGCCAGCGGCATCAAGGACCGCGCCGGCCTGCCGGACCGCCAGTTCAACCTGATCAACACCGACCAGCAGGCCAAGGAGACCGGCGCCACCCTCCTCGGCGGCTACCTCGAACTGGCCGCCACCACCCCGGCCCCGGCCGACCAGCCCCAGCTGATTCCCGAGCCCAACCACTCCGACATCGGCCCGCACATGGCCTACGCCATCCAGTGGTGGCTGTTCACCGCGATGATCCCGGTCGGCGTCTGGATCCTCGCCCGCCGCGAGGCCAAGGACCGCGCCCGGCAGGCCGGCGAACCCGAGACGGTCACCGAACCCGTGCCGGCCTGA
- a CDS encoding ABC-F family ATP-binding cassette domain-containing protein encodes MISANAVELRAGARILIESASFKVAAGDRIGLVGRNGAGKTTLTKVLAGEGLPAAGTITRSGEVGYLPQDPRTGDLDVLAKDRILSARGLDTVLRKMRENEDRMANGQGATRDNAMKKYARLETEFLTKGGYAAEAEAATIAAALGLPDRILGQPLHTLSGGQRRRVELARILFSDSDVLLLDEPTNHLDADSIAWLRDFLKTYKGGFIVISHDVDLVETVVNKVFYLDANRSAIDVYNMGWKQYQQQREDDEKRRKRERANAEKKAATLNAQADKMRAKATKTVAAQNMARRAEKLLTGLEQVRQSDKVAKLRFPDPAPCGKTPLTASGLSKSYGSLEIFTDVGLAIDRGSRVVILGLNGAGKTTLLRMLAGVEQPDTGEVIPGHGLKIGYYAQEHETLDPERSVLENMRSSAPDTDLVQIRKILGSFLFSGDDVDKPAGVLSGGEKTRLALATLVVSSANVLLLDEPTNNLDPASREEILGALREFSGAVVLVTHDEGAVDALQPERIILLPDGVEDLWSPAYADLVSLA; translated from the coding sequence ATGATTTCCGCCAACGCCGTAGAGCTGCGCGCCGGTGCCCGGATCCTGATCGAGTCCGCGAGCTTCAAGGTCGCCGCCGGTGACCGGATCGGCCTGGTCGGGCGCAACGGCGCCGGCAAGACCACGCTCACCAAGGTGCTGGCCGGCGAGGGCCTGCCCGCCGCCGGGACCATCACCCGTTCTGGCGAGGTCGGCTACCTCCCGCAGGACCCGCGCACCGGCGACCTGGACGTCCTCGCCAAGGACCGCATCCTGTCCGCCCGCGGCCTCGACACCGTGCTGAGGAAGATGCGCGAGAACGAGGACCGGATGGCGAACGGTCAGGGCGCCACCCGGGACAACGCGATGAAGAAGTACGCCCGGCTGGAGACCGAGTTCCTCACCAAGGGCGGGTACGCCGCCGAGGCCGAGGCCGCCACCATCGCCGCCGCGCTGGGCCTGCCGGACCGCATCCTCGGCCAGCCGCTGCACACCCTCTCCGGTGGTCAGCGCCGTCGCGTCGAGCTCGCCCGGATCCTCTTCTCGGACTCCGACGTGCTGCTCCTCGACGAGCCCACCAACCACCTGGACGCGGACTCCATCGCCTGGCTGCGGGACTTCCTGAAGACGTACAAGGGCGGCTTCATCGTCATCTCGCACGACGTCGACCTGGTCGAGACGGTCGTCAACAAGGTCTTCTACCTGGACGCCAACCGCTCCGCCATCGACGTCTACAACATGGGCTGGAAGCAGTACCAGCAGCAGCGCGAGGACGACGAGAAGCGCCGCAAGCGCGAGCGCGCCAACGCCGAGAAGAAGGCCGCGACCCTCAACGCGCAGGCCGACAAGATGCGCGCCAAGGCGACCAAGACGGTGGCCGCGCAGAACATGGCCCGCCGCGCCGAGAAGCTGCTCACCGGGCTGGAGCAGGTGCGCCAGAGCGACAAGGTCGCCAAGCTGCGCTTCCCGGACCCGGCCCCCTGCGGCAAGACCCCGCTCACGGCCAGCGGGCTCTCCAAGTCCTACGGCTCGCTGGAGATCTTCACCGACGTCGGCCTGGCCATCGACCGCGGCTCGCGGGTCGTCATCCTCGGCCTCAACGGCGCCGGCAAGACCACCCTGCTGCGGATGCTGGCCGGGGTGGAGCAGCCCGACACCGGCGAGGTGATCCCGGGCCACGGCCTGAAGATCGGCTACTACGCCCAGGAGCACGAGACGCTGGACCCGGAGCGCTCGGTGCTGGAGAACATGCGCTCCTCGGCGCCGGACACCGACCTGGTGCAGATCCGCAAGATCCTCGGCTCCTTCCTGTTCTCCGGCGACGACGTCGACAAGCCGGCCGGGGTGCTCTCCGGCGGTGAGAAGACCCGTCTGGCGCTGGCCACCCTGGTGGTCTCCTCGGCCAACGTGCTGCTGCTCGACGAGCCCACCAACAACCTCGACCCGGCCAGCCGCGAGGAGATCCTGGGCGCGCTGCGCGAGTTCTCCGGCGCGGTCGTGCTGGTCACCCACGACGAGGGCGCGGTCGACGCGCTCCAGCCGGAGCGGATCATCCTGCTGCCGGACGGCGTGGAGGACCTGTGGAGCCCGGCCTACGCCGACCTGGTCTCCTTGGCCTGA
- a CDS encoding SDR family oxidoreductase, with the protein MDLGLKDKAYIVTGATRGLGLAAARELAADGARVLVSGRTQAAVDAAVAGLDTLGTARGLVADNADPATPERLVAEARSRFGRLDGILISVGGPQAGPVETTPEEAWRDAFESVFLGALRLARTTAAALSDGGVIGFVLSSSVRQPIPGLGISNGLRPGLAMAAKALADELGPRGIRVVGLLPARIDTDRVRELDSLAADPAAARAQASAGIPLGRYGTPEEFGKVAAFLLSPAASYLTGVMIPVDGGALRTL; encoded by the coding sequence ATGGATCTCGGACTGAAAGACAAGGCCTACATCGTCACCGGCGCCACCCGCGGCCTCGGCCTCGCCGCCGCCCGCGAGCTCGCCGCCGACGGCGCCCGCGTCCTCGTCAGCGGCCGCACCCAGGCCGCCGTGGACGCCGCCGTCGCAGGACTCGACACCCTCGGCACCGCCCGGGGCCTGGTCGCCGACAACGCCGACCCCGCCACCCCCGAGCGCCTCGTCGCCGAGGCCCGGAGCCGGTTCGGCCGTCTCGACGGCATCCTGATCAGCGTCGGCGGCCCGCAGGCCGGCCCGGTCGAAACCACCCCCGAGGAGGCCTGGCGCGACGCCTTCGAGTCCGTCTTCCTCGGCGCCCTCCGTCTCGCCCGCACCACCGCCGCCGCGCTCTCCGACGGCGGGGTGATCGGCTTCGTGCTCTCCAGCTCGGTCCGCCAGCCGATCCCCGGCCTGGGCATCTCCAACGGTCTGCGGCCCGGCCTGGCGATGGCCGCCAAGGCGCTCGCCGACGAGCTCGGCCCCCGCGGCATCCGGGTGGTCGGCCTGCTCCCGGCCCGGATCGACACCGACCGGGTCCGCGAACTCGACTCGCTCGCCGCCGACCCGGCGGCCGCCCGCGCCCAGGCCAGCGCCGGCATCCCGCTCGGCCGCTACGGCACCCCCGAGGAGTTCGGCAAGGTCGCGGCCTTCCTGCTCTCCCCCGCCGCCTCCTACCTGACCGGCGTCATGATCCCCGTCGACGGCGGCGCGCTCCGCACCCTCTGA
- a CDS encoding helix-turn-helix domain-containing protein has translation MAETLKKGSRVTGAAREKLAADLKKKYDSGASIRALAEETGRSYGFVHRMLSESGVILRGRGGATRGKNKATAGAGS, from the coding sequence GTGGCCGAGACTCTGAAAAAGGGCAGCCGGGTGACCGGTGCCGCGCGTGAGAAGCTCGCGGCCGATCTCAAGAAGAAGTACGACTCCGGGGCGAGCATTCGCGCTCTCGCGGAGGAGACCGGTCGTTCGTACGGCTTCGTGCACCGGATGCTGAGCGAGTCCGGAGTGATCCTCCGGGGCCGCGGCGGTGCCACGCGGGGCAAGAACAAAGCGACTGCCGGGGCCGGTTCCTGA